A region of Candidatus Binatia bacterium DNA encodes the following proteins:
- a CDS encoding nucleotidyltransferase family protein gives MSSVVGIVLAAGASRRMGTPKAALVLDGKTFVARVVDTLRAGGVGDVVVVTGEAEDATARALGAKERVALLRNPEPERGQLSSLKVALRHLATAAPEVELAVVALVDHPAVRATTVSALIEAVRATPPAAIALPTHAGRRGHPVLFAHAVWDELLATPDDLGARAVVRAEPARVREVAVDDPGILLDVDTPDDLARLLR, from the coding sequence GTGAGCTCCGTCGTCGGCATCGTCCTCGCGGCGGGCGCGTCGCGGCGCATGGGGACGCCGAAGGCGGCGCTGGTGCTCGACGGCAAGACGTTCGTCGCCCGGGTCGTCGACACGCTGCGCGCGGGCGGCGTCGGCGACGTCGTGGTCGTGACCGGCGAGGCGGAGGACGCGACGGCGCGCGCCCTCGGCGCGAAGGAGCGCGTCGCGCTGCTGCGCAATCCCGAGCCCGAGCGCGGGCAGCTGTCGTCGCTGAAGGTCGCGCTCCGTCATCTCGCCACCGCTGCGCCGGAGGTGGAGCTCGCGGTCGTGGCGCTGGTCGACCATCCGGCGGTGCGCGCGACGACCGTTTCGGCGCTCATCGAGGCCGTGCGCGCCACGCCGCCCGCCGCCATCGCGCTGCCGACGCACGCCGGGCGACGCGGTCATCCGGTGCTGTTCGCGCACGCGGTGTGGGACGAGCTGCTCGCGACGCCGGACGACCTCGGCGCGCGCGCCGTGGTGCGCGCCGAGCCCGCGCGCGTCCGCGAGGTCGCGGTGGACGACCCGGGGATTTTGCTTGACGTCGACACGCCGGACGACCTCGCGCGCCTGCTGCGCTGA
- a CDS encoding YajD family HNH nuclease, producing the protein MPTMRFKPRRRPAGGIRSVDPVTGKPFDEIFAEIKREQLARSQDYRARSLALHGWICARCAREFDADNLHLLTVHHKDGNHDNNPPDGSNWENLCVYCHEAEHSKGLLGDYLTGRDRKP; encoded by the coding sequence ATGCCGACGATGCGCTTCAAGCCGCGCCGCCGTCCGGCGGGCGGGATCCGCAGCGTCGATCCGGTCACCGGCAAGCCGTTCGACGAGATCTTCGCCGAGATCAAGCGCGAGCAGCTCGCGCGCTCGCAGGACTACCGCGCCCGCTCGCTCGCCCTGCACGGCTGGATCTGCGCCCGCTGCGCGCGCGAGTTCGACGCCGACAACCTGCACCTGCTCACCGTCCACCACAAGGACGGCAACCACGACAACAACCCGCCCGACGGCAGCAACTGGGAGAACCTCTGCGTCTACTGCCACGAGGCGGAGCACTCGAAGGGGCTGCTCGGCGACTACTTGACGGGTCGCGACCGCAAGCCCTGA
- a CDS encoding ferritin-like domain-containing protein: MATNTIDLATALADGSIKPEVAVFSYYRNAEQHGSNLLFRLLRHLHDPDAQISLSQHLADETRHAWLWTERIIRAGGKPLVVCDGYQVRIGKAAGVPRDVIDLLALTVVVEQRALRRYQQHLRRPNLDADTEAVLKAVTKDEAWHIDWIRKLGRSMAQERGELDRFDNAIARYREIDRQVVAHLEAAEQELAGGDTVD; the protein is encoded by the coding sequence ATGGCGACGAATACGATCGACCTGGCGACGGCCCTGGCGGACGGCAGCATCAAGCCGGAGGTCGCGGTCTTCTCGTATTACCGGAACGCGGAGCAGCACGGCTCGAATCTGCTCTTCCGCCTGCTGCGTCACCTGCACGATCCGGACGCGCAGATCTCGCTCTCCCAGCACCTCGCCGACGAGACCCGCCACGCCTGGCTGTGGACCGAGCGCATCATCCGCGCCGGCGGCAAGCCGCTCGTGGTCTGTGACGGCTACCAGGTCCGCATCGGCAAGGCGGCCGGCGTGCCGCGCGACGTGATCGATCTGCTGGCGCTCACCGTGGTCGTCGAGCAGCGCGCGCTGCGGCGCTATCAGCAGCACCTGCGCCGTCCGAACCTCGACGCCGACACCGAGGCCGTGCTCAAGGCGGTCACCAAGGACGAGGCCTGGCACATCGACTGGATCCGCAAGCTCGGCCGCTCGATGGCGCAGGAGCGCGGCGAGCTCGACCGCTTCGACAACGCGATCGCACGCTATCGCGAGATCGACCGCCAGGTGGTCGCGCACCTCGAGGCGGCCGAGCAGGAGCTCGCGGGGGGCGACACGGTCGACTGA
- a CDS encoding SDR family NAD(P)-dependent oxidoreductase, with protein MKGLSNFDGRVAIVTGASSGIGTGLARMLARRGARVALVARRRDRLAALAEEIAAGGGEALALECDVGERAQVEAAARAIVERFGRIDLLVNNAGYNRHVLFKDHDVEDIERMMRVNYLGAVYWIKAVLPVMRTQGRGWIVNLSSVAGKLGQPDEAAYTATKFAIAGLSESLVYELEPLGIHVMCVYPALVRTEMFDEATLARMPESVKKNFIDVERFCADVLEALGKGAYEVTVPRYVGLAYLVRLLLPGIFRKQTARLRLSVLPDVTA; from the coding sequence ATGAAGGGACTGTCGAACTTCGACGGGCGGGTCGCGATCGTCACCGGCGCGTCGAGCGGCATCGGCACCGGGCTCGCGCGCATGCTCGCGCGCCGCGGCGCGCGCGTCGCGCTCGTGGCGCGGCGTCGCGACCGGCTCGCGGCGCTCGCGGAAGAGATCGCGGCCGGCGGCGGCGAGGCGCTCGCCCTCGAGTGCGACGTCGGCGAGCGCGCGCAGGTCGAGGCCGCGGCGCGCGCGATCGTCGAGCGCTTCGGACGCATCGACCTCCTGGTCAACAACGCCGGCTACAACCGGCACGTGCTGTTCAAGGACCACGACGTCGAGGACATCGAGCGCATGATGCGCGTCAACTATCTCGGCGCGGTCTACTGGATCAAAGCCGTGCTGCCGGTGATGCGCACGCAGGGACGCGGCTGGATCGTCAACCTGTCGTCCGTCGCGGGCAAGCTCGGCCAGCCCGACGAGGCGGCGTACACCGCGACCAAGTTCGCGATCGCGGGTCTGTCGGAAAGCTTGGTGTACGAGCTCGAGCCGCTCGGCATCCACGTGATGTGCGTCTACCCGGCGCTCGTGCGCACCGAGATGTTCGACGAGGCGACGCTCGCGCGCATGCCGGAGAGCGTGAAGAAGAACTTCATCGACGTCGAGCGCTTCTGCGCCGACGTCCTCGAGGCGCTTGGCAAGGGCGCCTACGAGGTGACGGTGCCGCGCTACGTCGGGCTCGCCTACCTGGTTCGCCTCCTGCTGCCGGGGATCTTCCGCAAGCAGACCGCGCGGCTGCGGCTTTCCGTGCTTCCGGACGTCACCGCCTGA
- a CDS encoding FAD-dependent oxidoreductase, with product MPENRRGSRASSPARRAAIVGGGISGLAAAILLARAGWRVTVLERDVRPPAQTADEAFARWDRAGVPQFRHSHTFLARLTCVMRERFPEVLNLLRTHGALELPLTVNLPPGLDLGEREKGDGELVLLGCRRAAFEWALERVARFERNIQIREGVYVEGLVARCERRDDARPVVTGVRYRRLPASAARGDGIPWYPDKRQADGEAPALGGRRSVLLADVVIDASGRRSKAAEWLAEVGAAAPREKSVQTGIFYFTRFYRLTGPRPPGATAGLVAGDVGWLKLATFPGDNGTFSITVGSDVADKPLRALSDPDVFEAIVAAFPQVAVWRRPGVSEPIDGPETPVLVMGGLSNRLRSFVSRGAPLVERFFPIGDAAYHTNPIYGRGATCALLTAVALADALAEHPEDPVAAAVAFDARVKKEIEPFWVSAAAGDKVSRARAAAAVGKSDAAREGLLTALWSLFSSPDRVLAQIASQALAVYFDHGLIPASRRDGQVYRALMRVMNMLDEPRSGLLAPAVVARVLPVIAQSLTAGERTRPFPGPTREEALAIIERVQSERASGRRSDGRAVAAAARPKRRATAKLEDARRARPAV from the coding sequence GTGCCGGAGAACCGTCGAGGATCGCGCGCCAGCTCACCGGCGCGGCGCGCGGCGATCGTCGGCGGCGGCATCAGCGGGCTCGCCGCGGCGATCCTGCTGGCACGCGCCGGCTGGCGCGTCACCGTGCTCGAGCGCGACGTCCGCCCGCCCGCGCAAACGGCCGACGAGGCGTTCGCGCGCTGGGACCGCGCCGGGGTCCCGCAGTTCCGGCACTCGCACACCTTCCTCGCGCGCCTCACGTGCGTCATGCGCGAGCGCTTCCCCGAGGTGCTGAACCTGCTGCGCACGCACGGCGCGCTCGAGCTGCCGCTCACCGTCAATCTGCCGCCGGGGCTCGACCTCGGCGAGCGCGAGAAGGGCGACGGCGAGCTCGTCCTGCTCGGCTGCCGCCGTGCGGCGTTCGAGTGGGCGCTCGAGCGGGTCGCGCGCTTCGAGCGCAACATCCAGATCCGCGAGGGCGTGTACGTCGAGGGGCTCGTCGCGCGGTGCGAGCGTCGCGACGACGCGCGCCCCGTCGTGACCGGCGTGCGCTACCGCCGCCTGCCGGCCAGCGCCGCGCGGGGCGACGGCATCCCCTGGTATCCCGACAAGCGCCAGGCCGACGGCGAGGCTCCGGCGCTCGGCGGCCGCCGCTCCGTCCTCCTCGCCGACGTCGTGATCGACGCGAGCGGACGGCGCTCGAAGGCTGCCGAGTGGCTCGCCGAGGTCGGCGCCGCCGCGCCGCGCGAGAAGAGCGTCCAGACCGGAATTTTCTACTTCACGCGCTTCTACCGGCTCACCGGTCCGCGCCCGCCGGGCGCGACCGCGGGCCTCGTCGCGGGCGACGTCGGCTGGCTGAAGCTCGCGACCTTCCCGGGCGACAACGGCACCTTCTCGATCACGGTCGGCAGCGACGTCGCGGACAAGCCGCTGCGCGCGCTCTCCGACCCGGACGTCTTCGAGGCGATCGTCGCGGCCTTCCCGCAGGTCGCGGTGTGGCGGCGTCCGGGCGTCTCCGAGCCGATCGACGGCCCCGAGACGCCGGTGCTGGTGATGGGCGGGCTCTCGAACCGGCTGCGCTCGTTCGTGTCGCGTGGAGCACCGCTCGTCGAGCGCTTCTTCCCGATCGGCGACGCCGCGTACCACACGAATCCGATCTACGGACGCGGCGCGACCTGCGCGCTCCTGACGGCGGTCGCGCTCGCCGACGCGCTCGCCGAGCACCCCGAGGATCCGGTCGCCGCCGCCGTCGCGTTCGACGCGCGCGTCAAGAAGGAAATCGAGCCGTTCTGGGTCTCGGCGGCGGCGGGCGACAAGGTGAGCCGCGCGCGCGCAGCCGCCGCCGTCGGCAAGAGCGACGCCGCGCGCGAAGGCCTGCTTACCGCGCTCTGGAGCCTGTTCTCCTCGCCCGACCGCGTGCTCGCGCAGATCGCGAGCCAGGCGCTCGCGGTCTACTTCGACCACGGGCTGATCCCGGCGAGCCGCCGCGACGGTCAGGTCTACCGCGCGCTCATGCGCGTGATGAACATGCTCGACGAGCCGCGCTCGGGGCTGCTCGCCCCCGCGGTGGTCGCGCGCGTCCTGCCGGTGATCGCGCAGTCGCTGACCGCGGGCGAGCGCACCCGGCCGTTCCCGGGACCGACCCGCGAGGAAGCGCTCGCGATCATCGAGCGCGTGCAGAGCGAGCGCGCGAGCGGGCGCAGGAGCGATGGCCGCGCGGTCGCGGCCGCAGCGCGCCCGAAGCGTCGCGCGACCGCGAAGCTCGAGGACGCGCGCCGCGCGCGCCCGGCCGTCTGA
- a CDS encoding O-antigen ligase family protein: MTLDELTSRLRAAWRPVAIGGFALFGILLLVGRISLPGGASFGYNSFARNLVVLVALGVLARADGMRFPRSRIGPALLGFLAAAGLSIALNRGGWGDFRLLANALGMFYVARILAAGPRGSLWLFHWLGLLTIGVLVREVVHNPAVLTLREAYRVALVTDHANTLGFALALLTPIFLAGTVRDDRRVAAWIYAACSCLVVVITFSRSAWVALSLGVVALALATRRRRVAVGALVTGVVVTAVVAAATGYLSMGRTEADLQRLRIIEASMSLFREHWLVGIGFGIRNLERLFPVRYLELYGESLFLFHSHNLYVDVLTGTGVVGAVAAAVLLATLVRVAWRGVAGARSPERRLEAIAYAISVGVFLLIGFVDMPFYHGRLVFLLAIVWALMEHGASADEDAERPPAAA, from the coding sequence ATGACGCTCGACGAGCTCACCAGCCGGCTGCGCGCCGCCTGGCGCCCGGTCGCGATCGGCGGCTTCGCGCTGTTCGGCATCCTGCTGCTGGTCGGGCGCATCTCGCTGCCGGGCGGCGCGTCGTTCGGCTACAACAGCTTCGCGCGTAACCTCGTCGTGCTGGTCGCGCTCGGCGTGCTGGCGCGCGCCGACGGGATGCGCTTCCCGCGCTCGCGCATCGGACCTGCGCTGCTCGGCTTCCTCGCCGCCGCGGGGCTGTCGATCGCGCTGAACCGTGGGGGCTGGGGCGACTTCCGGTTGCTCGCGAACGCGCTCGGGATGTTCTACGTCGCGCGCATCCTCGCCGCCGGACCGCGCGGCTCGCTGTGGCTCTTCCACTGGCTCGGGCTGCTGACGATCGGCGTGCTGGTGCGCGAGGTCGTGCACAACCCGGCGGTGCTGACGCTGCGCGAAGCGTACCGCGTCGCGCTCGTCACCGATCACGCGAACACGCTGGGCTTCGCGCTCGCGCTGCTCACACCGATCTTCCTCGCCGGAACGGTGCGCGACGACCGGCGCGTCGCCGCCTGGATCTACGCGGCGTGCAGCTGTCTCGTCGTCGTGATCACGTTCTCGCGCTCGGCCTGGGTCGCGCTGTCGCTCGGCGTCGTCGCGCTCGCGCTCGCGACGCGCAGGCGGCGGGTCGCGGTCGGCGCGCTCGTGACCGGCGTCGTGGTGACGGCCGTGGTCGCTGCGGCGACCGGCTACCTCTCGATGGGCAGGACCGAAGCCGACCTGCAGCGGCTACGCATCATCGAGGCGTCGATGTCGCTGTTCCGCGAGCACTGGCTCGTCGGCATCGGCTTCGGCATCCGCAACCTCGAGCGGCTCTTCCCGGTGCGCTATCTCGAGCTCTACGGCGAGAGCCTGTTCCTCTTCCACTCGCACAACCTCTACGTCGACGTGCTCACCGGCACCGGCGTGGTGGGTGCGGTCGCGGCCGCGGTGCTGCTCGCGACGCTGGTCCGCGTCGCCTGGCGCGGCGTCGCGGGCGCGCGCAGCCCGGAGCGTCGGCTCGAAGCGATCGCGTACGCGATCTCCGTCGGCGTCTTCCTGCTGATCGGCTTCGTCGACATGCCCTTCTACCACGGGCGGCTCGTCTTCCTGCTCGCGATCGTCTGGGCGCTGATGGAGCACGGCGCGAGCGCGGACGAAGACGCCGAGCGACCGCCCGCGGCTGCGTAG
- a CDS encoding glycosyltransferase family 2 protein: protein MRLSVVIPAHNAAPYLAAAIDSVLAELPADSEVIAVDDGSTDGTARVLEAYRDRITIISRPLPSNPGVARNTGAAAARGDVLAFHDADDLVLPGRFRDLLAVLDADPSVDLVFGNGIKITADGRPLGPVIPVRYTRRLKRGVDVARLLEGSFIYPQGMCVRRAAFERLGGFTVEKAEDWEFALRATLVLGVRFVDKAVFAYRQYEGSVTSRQHEFAHQMLDMLETFLAQHPQAIEVAGKRLVDRALAKRIARCARHRLKAGDVAGAAEALERAIALHPTSLRYRWRLLTLPRAGQRPARIS, encoded by the coding sequence GTGCGGCTGTCCGTCGTCATTCCCGCGCACAACGCCGCTCCGTACCTCGCTGCCGCGATCGACAGCGTGCTCGCGGAGCTGCCGGCGGACAGCGAGGTGATCGCCGTCGACGACGGCTCCACCGACGGCACGGCGCGCGTGCTGGAAGCGTACCGCGACCGCATCACGATCATCTCGCGGCCGCTGCCGTCGAATCCCGGCGTCGCGCGCAACACCGGTGCTGCGGCGGCGCGCGGCGACGTGCTCGCGTTCCACGACGCGGACGACCTCGTGCTGCCCGGACGCTTCCGCGATCTGCTCGCGGTGCTCGATGCCGACCCGAGCGTCGACCTGGTGTTCGGCAACGGCATCAAGATCACCGCCGACGGGCGTCCGCTCGGGCCGGTGATCCCGGTGCGCTACACGCGGCGGCTCAAGCGCGGCGTCGACGTCGCGCGGCTGCTCGAGGGCAGCTTCATCTATCCGCAGGGCATGTGCGTCCGTCGCGCGGCGTTCGAGCGTCTCGGCGGCTTCACCGTCGAGAAGGCCGAGGACTGGGAGTTCGCGCTGCGCGCGACGCTGGTGCTCGGCGTGCGCTTCGTCGACAAGGCGGTCTTCGCCTACCGTCAATACGAAGGCAGCGTGACCTCGCGTCAGCACGAGTTCGCGCACCAGATGCTCGACATGCTCGAGACGTTTCTCGCCCAGCATCCCCAAGCGATCGAGGTCGCGGGCAAGCGGCTCGTCGACCGCGCGCTCGCCAAGCGCATCGCACGCTGTGCGCGGCATCGCTTGAAGGCCGGCGACGTGGCCGGCGCAGCGGAGGCGCTCGAGCGTGCGATCGCGCTCCACCCGACCTCGCTGCGCTACCGCTGGCGCCTGCTCACCCTGCCCCGCGCCGGACAGCGGCCGGCGCGGATCTCGTGA
- a CDS encoding glycosyltransferase family A protein has translation MQQDGDAVLSVIVPTRNRARSLRELLVSFDKLVPPPVPYEIVVADNGSTDETPRLLSQWRTAGPRRLVVRVPEPGKSRACNAAIAASRGQLLAFVDDDVVAEPMWLAEVWDYFTRHDCFAAQGSVIWPREAMEDPELYALLDRYRTIVHLDLDPDTVRTKLTGANMAIRRHTFAVVGLFNEKIGPGAAGLSEDNELADRIIAHGGWIGYMSRARVIHEIDRSRLTEEYFEEYHRRQGRSRYAYKHNKVLTSILPNLAKACINYAAYSLVGNVRKKYRAKGRFYHYSEMLSLARKQRARASTQSRT, from the coding sequence ATGCAGCAGGATGGTGACGCGGTCCTCTCGGTGATCGTGCCGACGCGCAATCGCGCGCGCAGCCTCCGCGAGCTGCTGGTCAGCTTCGACAAGCTCGTGCCGCCGCCGGTGCCGTACGAGATCGTCGTCGCGGACAACGGCTCCACCGACGAGACGCCGCGCTTGCTTTCCCAGTGGCGTACCGCGGGTCCGCGCCGTCTCGTGGTGCGGGTCCCCGAGCCCGGCAAGTCGCGCGCGTGCAACGCGGCGATCGCGGCGTCGCGCGGGCAGCTGCTCGCGTTCGTCGACGACGACGTCGTCGCCGAGCCGATGTGGCTCGCCGAGGTGTGGGACTACTTCACGCGCCACGACTGCTTCGCGGCGCAGGGCTCGGTGATCTGGCCGCGCGAGGCGATGGAGGACCCGGAGCTCTACGCCCTCCTCGACCGCTATCGCACGATCGTCCACCTCGACCTCGATCCCGACACCGTGCGCACCAAGCTCACCGGCGCGAACATGGCGATCCGCCGGCACACGTTCGCGGTCGTCGGGCTCTTCAATGAAAAAATCGGTCCGGGCGCGGCCGGTCTCAGCGAGGACAACGAGCTCGCCGACCGCATCATCGCCCACGGCGGCTGGATCGGCTACATGAGCCGCGCGCGCGTGATCCACGAGATCGACCGCTCGCGCCTCACCGAGGAGTACTTCGAGGAGTACCACCGTCGGCAGGGAAGGAGCCGCTACGCCTACAAGCACAACAAGGTGCTGACCAGCATCCTGCCGAACCTGGCGAAGGCGTGCATCAATTACGCGGCGTACAGCCTGGTCGGCAACGTGCGGAAGAAGTACCGCGCCAAGGGACGCTTCTACCACTACAGCGAGATGCTGTCGCTGGCGCGCAAGCAGCGCGCGCGCGCCTCGACGCAATCCCGCACCTGA
- the ggt gene encoding gamma-glutamyltransferase codes for MRPSCTGRCSGHRSWCVAILLLVLACAPREASARGVAIVAADNPLAADAGLEILSSGGSAVDAAIATALAVCVVHPSSCGIGGGGFMVIWDDERRKAVALDYRETAPARVRPELYEEDGQYVAQRSRRGALAVGVPGEIAGLAAAHERFGRLPWRRLFEPAIRLARDGFAVSKHLASQLQRHKEALAADPELASVYLDPTGAPWAEGALLRSTALAATLERIADEGPRAFYTGPVAQKIADTVQAGGGVLTVEDLARYRPVWRTPLEVGYRGARVYTMPPPSGGGPALVLALRTLERYDVAALGLATPTRFQLFAEIFKHAFADRARASGDPAFDELPPLPRGAPLRGRLFASRTLPPEQYGTVGVPARDGGTSHLSVIAPDGSAVALTTTINTGFGAMLGVPGTGIVLNNEMDDFSFDSPNLFGLAPGRTNRIEPGKRPASSMTPTVAVRDGRAVVAVGASGGPLIVSATIEVLSNVLDFGLPPEAAVAAPRVHHQWQPNVLLVEPGVRPIDREALARLGHELREFPAIAAVSLATDLPGNVGGAGDPRKGGGARVEPMSAALPSPPTAITTAELQHAAGW; via the coding sequence TTGAGACCTTCGTGCACCGGGCGGTGCTCCGGGCACCGCTCCTGGTGCGTCGCGATCCTTCTCCTCGTTCTCGCTTGCGCGCCGCGTGAGGCGTCGGCGCGCGGCGTCGCGATCGTCGCAGCGGACAACCCGCTCGCCGCCGACGCCGGGCTCGAGATCCTGAGCAGCGGCGGCTCGGCGGTCGACGCCGCGATCGCGACCGCGCTCGCGGTGTGCGTCGTGCACCCGTCGTCGTGCGGCATCGGCGGCGGCGGCTTCATGGTCATCTGGGACGACGAGCGCCGCAAAGCGGTCGCGCTCGACTACCGCGAGACCGCGCCCGCGCGCGTGCGTCCGGAGCTCTACGAGGAGGACGGCCAGTACGTCGCGCAGCGCAGCCGCCGCGGTGCGCTCGCGGTCGGCGTGCCGGGTGAGATCGCCGGGCTCGCCGCGGCGCACGAGCGCTTCGGACGGCTGCCGTGGCGACGTCTCTTCGAGCCCGCGATCCGCCTCGCCCGCGACGGCTTCGCGGTGTCGAAGCACCTCGCCTCGCAGCTCCAGCGTCACAAGGAGGCGCTCGCCGCCGACCCCGAGCTGGCGAGCGTCTACCTCGATCCCACCGGCGCGCCGTGGGCCGAGGGTGCGCTGCTGCGCTCGACCGCGCTCGCCGCGACGCTCGAGCGCATCGCCGACGAGGGGCCGCGCGCGTTCTACACCGGTCCCGTCGCGCAAAAGATCGCCGACACCGTGCAGGCCGGCGGCGGCGTGCTGACGGTCGAGGACCTGGCGCGCTACCGTCCCGTGTGGCGCACGCCGCTCGAGGTCGGCTACCGCGGCGCGCGCGTCTACACGATGCCGCCGCCGAGCGGCGGCGGACCCGCGCTGGTCCTCGCGCTGCGGACGCTCGAGCGCTACGACGTCGCGGCGCTCGGGCTCGCGACGCCGACCCGCTTCCAGCTCTTCGCCGAGATCTTCAAGCACGCGTTCGCCGACCGCGCGCGCGCGTCCGGTGATCCGGCGTTCGACGAGCTGCCTCCCCTGCCGCGCGGCGCCCCGCTCCGCGGACGTCTCTTCGCCAGCCGCACGCTGCCGCCCGAGCAGTACGGCACCGTCGGCGTCCCCGCGCGCGATGGCGGTACATCGCATCTTTCGGTAATCGCTCCGGACGGGTCGGCGGTGGCCTTGACGACGACGATCAACACGGGGTTCGGCGCGATGCTCGGCGTTCCGGGAACGGGCATCGTGCTCAACAACGAGATGGACGACTTCAGCTTCGACAGCCCGAACCTGTTCGGCCTCGCGCCCGGGCGCACGAACCGCATCGAGCCCGGCAAGCGTCCCGCGAGCAGCATGACGCCCACGGTCGCGGTGCGCGATGGACGTGCCGTCGTCGCCGTCGGCGCGTCCGGTGGTCCTCTCATCGTCAGCGCGACCATCGAGGTGCTGAGCAACGTGCTCGACTTCGGGCTGCCGCCGGAAGCCGCGGTCGCGGCGCCGCGCGTCCACCACCAGTGGCAGCCGAACGTGCTGCTGGTCGAGCCCGGCGTGCGGCCGATCGATCGCGAGGCGCTCGCACGGCTCGGGCACGAGCTGCGCGAGTTCCCGGCGATCGCCGCGGTGTCGCTCGCGACCGACCTGCCCGGCAACGTCGGCGGCGCCGGCGACCCGCGCAAGGGCGGCGGCGCGCGCGTCGAGCCGATGTCCGCGGCCCTGCCGTCGCCCCCGACCGCCATCACGACAGCGGAGTTGCAGCATGCAGCAGGATGGTGA